One Sediminicola sp. YIK13 DNA segment encodes these proteins:
- a CDS encoding UDP-2,3-diacylglucosamine diphosphatase, with protein MEKITVAKGKKVYFASDNHLGAPTMEESRPREKKFVAWLDHIKQDAAAIFLLGDLFDFWFEYKTVVPKGYTRTLGKLAELTDAGIPVYFFVGNHDLWMHGYFEEELNIPVFHKPQQFKLNDTIFFIGHGDGLGPDDKGFKRMKKVFTNPVSKWFFNWLHPDLGVKLGKYLSVKNKLISGDDDAKFLGEDKEWLVQYAKRKLEQDHYDYFVFGHRHLPLTIALNDKATYVNLGDWINYFTYGVFDGNTLTLETYKP; from the coding sequence ATGGAGAAGATAACGGTTGCCAAAGGGAAAAAAGTTTATTTCGCAAGTGACAACCATTTGGGGGCTCCTACTATGGAAGAAAGTCGACCTAGAGAAAAAAAGTTTGTCGCCTGGTTAGACCATATTAAACAAGATGCCGCTGCGATTTTTTTATTGGGCGACCTGTTCGATTTTTGGTTCGAATACAAGACCGTTGTTCCTAAAGGTTATACCCGTACGCTGGGGAAATTGGCAGAGCTTACCGATGCCGGTATTCCCGTTTACTTTTTTGTGGGAAATCATGATCTTTGGATGCATGGCTATTTTGAGGAAGAATTGAACATTCCTGTTTTTCACAAGCCACAACAATTTAAACTAAATGACACCATCTTTTTTATAGGCCATGGGGACGGTCTGGGTCCGGATGACAAAGGTTTTAAGAGGATGAAAAAGGTGTTTACCAATCCCGTATCCAAATGGTTCTTCAATTGGCTCCATCCAGATTTGGGGGTGAAATTGGGAAAATATCTCTCCGTTAAGAACAAGCTCATTTCAGGAGACGATGATGCCAAATTCTTGGGAGAGGACAAAGAATGGCTGGTGCAATATGCCAAAAGAAAACTGGAACAGGACCATTACGATTATTTTGTTTTTGGACACAGGCACCTTCCATTGACCATTGCCCTGAACGACAAAGCTACCTATGTAAACCTAGGAGATTGGATAAATTATTTTACCTATGGCGTTTTTGACGGAAACACCCTAACCTTGGAAACCTACAAACCATAG
- a CDS encoding 6-pyruvoyl trahydropterin synthase family protein: MGNIRITKQFSFETGHALFGYDGKCRNVHGHSYKLSVTVIGKPITDTSHVKLGMVIDFTDLKNIVKEEIVDQFDHATVFNKNTPHLELAKELMERGHNVILAEYQPTSENMVLDFADKIKLRLPENILLHSLKLQETDSSFAEWYASDNL; the protein is encoded by the coding sequence ATGGGCAATATCAGAATCACCAAGCAATTCAGTTTCGAAACAGGCCACGCTCTTTTCGGCTATGATGGCAAGTGCAGAAATGTTCATGGTCATAGTTATAAATTATCTGTTACGGTCATTGGGAAGCCCATAACGGACACCTCACACGTTAAATTGGGAATGGTCATTGACTTCACTGATTTAAAGAATATTGTAAAGGAGGAGATTGTGGATCAGTTTGACCATGCCACCGTATTTAACAAGAATACTCCCCATTTAGAATTGGCCAAGGAACTCATGGAAAGGGGACATAATGTTATTTTGGCGGAATATCAGCCTACCAGTGAGAATATGGTTTTGGATTTTGCTGACAAAATAAAGCTGCGCCTGCCGGAAAACATACTTCTACATTCCTTAAAATTACAAGAAACCGATTCTTCATTTGCAGAATGGTATGCCAGTGACAACCTTTAA
- a CDS encoding MATE family efflux transporter translates to MKTAVNFKTINKLAIPATIAGIAEPILSITDTAIVGNIPVDGLESLAAAGIVGSFLSMLIWVLGQTRSAISAIISQYLGAGRLEEVKTLPAQAIFLNIALSIIILLSTIFVIEDIFQLLNATGKILDYCVKYYAIRVWGFPLTLFTFAVFGIFRGLQNTYWTMLIAITGAVLNIFLDFLLVYGVEGLITPMYLEGAAYASLISQGVMALMTFIFLIVKTDISLKLRFPLHPELGKLVVMSLNLFVRALALNAALILAVREATALGDRYIGAHTIAINLWLFSSFFIDGYGAAGNIMGGKLLGAKDYDGLWKLAKKITLYGMAVSAVLIVLAFIFYYPVGRIFSNETIVLNTFYGVFYILILSLPVNTVAFVLDGMFKGMGEMKYLRNVLLSATFLGFIPVLFLSKYFGWGFSGIWIAFVLWMAIRGGALVWKFRRKFRPLLQNA, encoded by the coding sequence TTGAAAACAGCCGTCAATTTTAAGACCATTAACAAATTGGCCATTCCCGCAACGATTGCAGGAATAGCAGAACCCATTTTATCTATTACGGATACTGCAATTGTTGGAAATATTCCCGTGGACGGATTAGAATCCCTTGCCGCAGCAGGTATCGTGGGCTCCTTTCTATCCATGTTGATCTGGGTCCTTGGACAAACCAGAAGCGCCATTTCCGCAATTATTTCACAATATTTGGGTGCAGGCAGGCTGGAAGAAGTTAAAACCCTTCCTGCCCAGGCCATTTTTCTGAATATTGCCTTGAGTATCATCATCTTATTATCCACCATTTTTGTAATCGAAGATATTTTTCAACTGTTGAATGCCACGGGAAAGATTTTGGATTACTGTGTAAAATACTACGCCATCAGGGTATGGGGCTTTCCCTTGACCCTCTTTACATTTGCCGTTTTTGGAATTTTTAGAGGCCTCCAAAATACCTATTGGACCATGCTTATAGCTATTACCGGAGCGGTGCTGAACATATTTTTGGACTTTTTACTGGTCTATGGGGTGGAAGGTCTCATCACTCCTATGTATTTGGAGGGGGCAGCCTATGCCAGTTTAATATCCCAAGGTGTTATGGCGCTTATGACCTTTATATTCCTGATTGTCAAAACCGATATAAGTCTTAAGCTCCGTTTTCCGTTACATCCAGAACTAGGGAAATTAGTGGTCATGAGCCTGAATTTATTTGTGCGGGCATTGGCCTTAAATGCGGCTTTGATATTGGCCGTACGGGAGGCAACAGCATTGGGGGACCGTTATATCGGCGCCCACACCATAGCGATCAACCTATGGCTCTTTTCTTCATTTTTTATTGATGGTTATGGAGCCGCTGGGAATATTATGGGAGGGAAACTGTTGGGCGCCAAAGATTACGACGGCCTTTGGAAATTGGCAAAAAAAATCACCCTATATGGGATGGCCGTAAGTGCGGTATTGATAGTACTTGCTTTTATATTTTATTATCCAGTAGGGCGAATTTTCTCTAATGAGACCATCGTTTTGAACACTTTTTACGGTGTTTTTTACATCCTGATTCTCAGTCTGCCCGTAAATACCGTGGCCTTTGTTTTGGACGGCATGTTCAAGGGAATGGGAGAGATGAAATATTTGAGAAATGTGTTGTTGTCCGCCACCTTTCTTGGGTTTATCCCCGTCCTTTTTTTAAGCAAATATTTTGGATGGGGCTTTAGTGGTATATGGATAGCCTTTGTCCTGTGGATGGCGATACGTGGTGGTGCCCTCGTTTGGAAATTCAGGAGGAAATTTCGCCCCCTCTTGCAAAACGCTTAA
- the recJ gene encoding single-stranded-DNA-specific exonuclease RecJ, producing the protein MRWTLKPKPEEQKVMAFANELKVDPLVAFLLLQRGIDSFEAAKTFFRPELTQLHDPFLMKDMDLAVERIERAIVEGENILVFGDYDVDGTTAVALVSSYLLQYYPNVATYIPDRYGEGYGVSYAGIDFAEDNGFTLIIALDCGIKAIDKVAYAKEKGIDFIICDHHRPGESLPKAVAVLDPKRNDCNYPYDELCGCGVGFKLIQALGSRKGETIEDVIPFLDLVATAIGADIVPITGENRVLAYFGMQVINSSPRAGFKAIMQQAKKQEFTITDVVFIIAPRINAAGRMEHGQHAVNLLKETDFSQAEKLAAAIEKYNADRRELDQEITQEALLQIQTNKEEEHYTSVVYKDTWHKGVIGIVASRLTETYYRPTLVFTKSGNKLAASARSVKGFDVYNALEGCADCIEQFGGHKYAAGLTLLEEQYAAFKAKFEKVVSETIDINLLTPEIVIDAQIDLADISPKLMRILKQFAPFGPGNLSPVFMTDNLKDTGYAKGVGQDEKHLKLTATQYGNGPIGGIGFNLGDKLQIVANQQSFSAVYSLDENEWQGNVSLQLKLRDLH; encoded by the coding sequence ATGCGCTGGACGCTAAAACCGAAACCGGAAGAACAAAAAGTGATGGCGTTTGCCAACGAACTTAAAGTTGATCCTTTGGTGGCATTTTTATTGTTACAACGTGGTATTGATTCTTTTGAAGCTGCAAAAACTTTTTTCAGGCCTGAGCTGACCCAATTGCACGATCCTTTTTTAATGAAGGATATGGATTTGGCAGTGGAGCGTATTGAGCGGGCCATTGTTGAAGGGGAGAATATCTTGGTCTTCGGGGATTATGATGTGGATGGAACCACTGCGGTTGCCTTGGTATCGTCCTATTTATTACAATACTACCCCAACGTTGCGACCTATATTCCAGATAGATATGGGGAGGGATATGGGGTTTCTTATGCTGGAATAGATTTTGCGGAAGACAATGGGTTTACGTTGATCATTGCCCTGGATTGTGGGATCAAAGCCATAGACAAGGTGGCGTATGCCAAAGAAAAGGGTATAGATTTTATCATATGCGACCATCACCGACCGGGAGAGTCATTACCCAAAGCTGTGGCTGTTTTAGATCCAAAGAGGAATGATTGTAACTACCCCTATGATGAACTATGTGGCTGTGGGGTAGGATTTAAGCTGATACAGGCACTTGGATCGAGAAAAGGGGAAACCATTGAAGATGTGATACCCTTTTTGGATCTTGTTGCTACGGCCATTGGGGCAGATATTGTTCCGATAACAGGGGAGAATAGGGTTTTGGCCTATTTTGGGATGCAGGTAATCAATTCCAGTCCTAGGGCTGGTTTTAAGGCGATTATGCAACAGGCCAAAAAACAAGAATTTACCATTACTGATGTAGTTTTTATCATCGCCCCCCGTATCAATGCAGCGGGAAGGATGGAACATGGGCAACATGCGGTGAATTTGTTGAAGGAAACGGATTTTTCCCAGGCAGAAAAATTGGCAGCGGCGATTGAGAAATATAATGCCGACAGACGGGAACTGGATCAGGAAATTACACAAGAGGCTCTATTGCAGATCCAAACAAATAAGGAGGAAGAGCACTATACCTCTGTGGTCTATAAGGATACTTGGCACAAGGGGGTTATTGGTATTGTGGCATCCAGACTCACCGAAACCTATTATAGGCCAACCCTGGTCTTTACAAAAAGCGGGAACAAACTAGCGGCTTCCGCAAGGTCCGTAAAGGGGTTTGATGTGTACAATGCCCTTGAAGGTTGTGCCGACTGCATTGAACAGTTTGGCGGTCATAAATACGCAGCCGGACTTACACTTTTGGAAGAGCAGTACGCGGCCTTTAAAGCGAAGTTTGAAAAAGTGGTATCGGAAACCATTGACATCAACTTACTGACCCCAGAAATAGTGATAGATGCCCAAATTGACCTCGCTGATATTTCCCCAAAATTGATGCGGATATTGAAACAATTTGCCCCATTTGGACCAGGAAATCTATCTCCCGTTTTTATGACCGATAATTTAAAGGATACAGGCTATGCTAAAGGGGTGGGACAAGATGAAAAACATCTTAAACTTACCGCCACGCAATATGGCAACGGTCCTATTGGAGGTATTGGTTTTAATTTAGGGGATAAATTACAGATAGTGGCCAATCAGCAATCCTTTAGTGCGGTGTATTCTTTGGACGAAAATGAATGGCAGGGCAATGTCAGCCTACAATTGAAGCTCAGGGACTTGCATTAG
- a CDS encoding DUF4199 domain-containing protein, producing MKKYSTEIKWGVIFAISSLVWLYFEKAMGWHDELIAQQVIYTNLFALVAIVIFVLALKEKRKKDLGGKMSWKQGFISGIIISIVVAILTPLIQYIGNTWIAPNYFPNIINYMVETGKMTEEGAKNYFNLKSYMVQGTFGALTMGVVTSAVVALFLKKQ from the coding sequence ATGAAAAAGTACAGTACAGAGATCAAATGGGGAGTCATTTTTGCCATATCTAGCTTGGTCTGGCTATATTTTGAGAAAGCTATGGGATGGCACGATGAGCTGATTGCCCAACAAGTCATCTACACCAATTTATTTGCCCTTGTGGCCATTGTCATCTTTGTCTTGGCACTCAAAGAGAAAAGAAAGAAGGATTTAGGAGGCAAAATGTCTTGGAAACAAGGTTTTATAAGTGGCATCATCATCAGTATTGTGGTGGCCATATTGACCCCATTGATTCAATATATTGGCAACACATGGATAGCCCCAAACTATTTTCCCAATATCATCAACTACATGGTGGAGACTGGTAAAATGACTGAAGAAGGAGCTAAGAATTATTTCAATCTTAAAAGTTACATGGTACAAGGTACTTTTGGTGCCTTAACCATGGGTGTGGTAACCTCGGCCGTAGTAGCACTTTTCCTTAAAAAACAATAA
- a CDS encoding carboxymuconolactone decarboxylase family protein, with protein MPLVTPLDPSHDNETEELAKFFNETLGFCPNSVLTMQHRPAISKAFINLNKAVMANEGRVTSALKRMIAWVSSNATGCRYCQAHAIRAAERYGAEQEQLDNIWEYRTHPSFSEAERAALDFSLLASQVPNAVDEEIKKRLYTYWNEGEIVEMLGVISLFGYLNRWNDSMGTTIEEGAVEGGNQYLGKHGWEKGKHI; from the coding sequence ATGCCATTAGTCACGCCCTTAGACCCATCCCATGATAACGAAACCGAAGAACTCGCAAAGTTCTTTAACGAGACCTTGGGATTCTGCCCAAATTCGGTATTGACCATGCAACACAGACCGGCTATTTCAAAGGCATTCATAAACTTGAACAAAGCGGTAATGGCCAACGAAGGGAGGGTAACTTCTGCCTTAAAAAGAATGATTGCCTGGGTGAGCAGTAATGCCACAGGATGTCGCTATTGCCAAGCCCATGCCATAAGGGCCGCAGAACGCTATGGGGCCGAACAGGAACAGTTGGATAATATTTGGGAATATCGCACCCATCCCTCATTTTCGGAAGCTGAAAGGGCCGCCTTGGATTTTTCCTTGTTGGCATCCCAAGTTCCCAATGCAGTGGACGAAGAGATAAAAAAGCGTTTGTACACCTACTGGAACGAAGGAGAAATTGTTGAAATGTTGGGCGTAATATCCCTTTTCGGGTATCTCAACAGATGGAACGATTCCATGGGAACTACCATAGAAGAGGGGGCTGTGGAGGGTGGCAACCAATACCTCGGGAAACACGGATGGGAAAAAGGGAAACACATTTAG
- a CDS encoding DUF4844 domain-containing protein, with amino-acid sequence MTKYIQIFILFLTISACGQKATEMKTPKTANEQFAEFIAKKKFVEQTYPNYYQGITDEKMRPILTEKINQIASDFKNVAESENQTDQDYQEQIGIGLSRFRENYLELDTKDREMVCVYIEQLMDIVGLESSNGQLNKFMYGFDPMEMEKEERWTDEHGNVFIQKGNEVSIIPAKYEKTGKTYKVFIFNETSNEIQVSERLKIQPNEFKVFNMVDTDTLELNNGVKFLFGETYGLEIEDKKSQVSGLGAEFLVKYGVPDEAEWAFVIVPEGQGD; translated from the coding sequence ATGACGAAATACATTCAAATTTTCATACTTTTTTTAACCATATCTGCTTGCGGACAAAAAGCAACTGAAATGAAAACACCAAAAACTGCTAATGAGCAGTTTGCAGAATTCATTGCGAAGAAAAAATTTGTTGAACAAACCTATCCGAATTATTATCAAGGAATCACAGATGAAAAAATGCGACCAATTTTAACAGAGAAAATCAACCAAATTGCATCTGACTTTAAAAACGTTGCGGAATCTGAAAATCAGACTGACCAAGATTATCAAGAACAAATTGGAATTGGACTTTCAAGATTTAGAGAAAACTATCTGGAATTAGATACCAAAGACCGAGAAATGGTTTGTGTTTATATTGAGCAATTAATGGATATTGTCGGACTGGAAAGTTCGAATGGACAGTTGAATAAATTTATGTACGGATTTGACCCAATGGAAATGGAAAAGGAAGAAAGATGGACTGACGAACACGGGAACGTCTTTATCCAAAAAGGAAATGAAGTTTCCATAATTCCAGCTAAATACGAGAAAACTGGAAAAACATACAAGGTGTTTATTTTCAATGAGACCTCAAATGAAATTCAAGTTTCAGAAAGGCTTAAAATACAACCGAATGAATTTAAAGTTTTCAATATGGTGGACACAGACACGCTTGAATTAAATAATGGCGTAAAATTTTTGTTTGGAGAAACTTATGGACTAGAAATAGAGGACAAAAAATCACAAGTCAGCGGACTTGGAGCCGAATTTCTGGTAAAATACGGAGTTCCTGACGAAGCTGAATGGGCTTTTGTGATTGTCCCGGAAGGCCAAGGAGATTAA
- a CDS encoding SMI1/KNR4 family protein, whose product MIKIGSLLLVLLLFISCGLKNEKSEQISTTEDQMKELIAILSSDSKPHKEIGPKLSDSEIQEVENALELELPPSYKIFLKEFGNGAYWLYMNAIDDVKQKNFLNKYRKDLGKTIHLVGGKEYEVDSLLCLMTEDSNGGAWVWLTSENSESGEWPLAYYSLSDKKLHYKVDNFIEWLRLLTKGKYEVIRELDLDGKLGLG is encoded by the coding sequence ATGATAAAAATCGGAAGTTTACTATTGGTTTTACTCCTATTCATTTCTTGCGGTTTAAAGAATGAAAAATCTGAACAGATCTCTACAACAGAAGATCAAATGAAAGAATTGATAGCAATATTATCTTCAGATTCTAAACCGCATAAAGAAATTGGACCAAAATTATCCGATTCTGAAATTCAAGAAGTGGAAAATGCACTTGAATTAGAACTTCCACCTTCCTATAAAATATTTTTAAAAGAATTTGGTAATGGCGCATATTGGCTATATATGAATGCCATAGATGATGTTAAACAAAAAAACTTTTTGAATAAATACCGCAAAGATTTAGGGAAAACGATTCATTTAGTCGGAGGAAAAGAATATGAAGTGGATTCACTTCTTTGCTTAATGACAGAGGATTCGAACGGCGGAGCTTGGGTTTGGTTGACATCTGAAAATTCAGAAAGCGGAGAATGGCCACTAGCGTACTATAGTTTGAGCGATAAAAAACTTCATTACAAAGTTGACAATTTTATCGAATGGTTAAGACTTCTCACGAAGGGTAAATATGAAGTGATTCGTGAACTTGATCTGGACGGAAAATTAGGCCTAGGCTAA
- a CDS encoding enoyl-CoA hydratase/isomerase family protein has protein sequence MGTTRTNGSLYTSIENRIATVEFGHPASNSFAAELLARLADELKELSEKEEVSLIVLKSEGDRAFCAGASFDELVAVSNLEEGKAFFSGFANVINAMRTCKKLIVGRVQGKAVGGGVGLIAACDYAFAVEDASIRLSELTIGIGPFVIAPAVERKIGNSGLAELSLAPTEWKNAYWGKEKGLFAKVFENSKEMDEEMDLFTTKLASYNPQALEDMKSILWEGTGHWDSLLSERAELSGKLVLSDFTKQALDKFKK, from the coding sequence ATGGGTACAACCAGAACAAATGGGAGTTTGTACACTTCCATCGAGAACCGAATTGCCACTGTAGAATTCGGTCATCCAGCGAGCAATTCCTTTGCAGCCGAACTGTTGGCAAGACTAGCCGATGAACTGAAAGAATTATCAGAAAAGGAAGAAGTTTCCCTAATCGTCCTTAAATCAGAAGGAGATCGTGCCTTTTGTGCAGGTGCTTCGTTTGATGAGTTGGTGGCGGTCTCCAATTTGGAAGAGGGAAAGGCTTTTTTTAGTGGGTTTGCCAATGTCATCAATGCCATGCGTACCTGCAAGAAATTGATAGTTGGCCGCGTACAGGGCAAGGCCGTGGGAGGTGGGGTTGGACTCATCGCTGCCTGTGATTATGCCTTTGCCGTTGAAGACGCCTCAATTAGACTATCTGAACTCACCATTGGTATTGGTCCTTTTGTCATTGCCCCTGCCGTAGAACGAAAAATAGGGAATTCCGGACTGGCGGAACTGTCCCTGGCACCTACAGAATGGAAGAATGCCTATTGGGGAAAAGAAAAGGGACTCTTTGCCAAGGTTTTTGAAAACAGCAAAGAAATGGACGAAGAAATGGACCTATTCACCACAAAGTTGGCCTCGTATAACCCACAGGCCTTAGAGGATATGAAGAGTATCCTATGGGAAGGAACAGGACATTGGGATTCCCTATTATCGGAAAGAGCAGAGCTTTCGGGGAAATTAGTACTCTCCGATTTCACCAAACAGGCATTGGATAAATTCAAGAAATAA
- a CDS encoding 2OG-Fe(II) oxygenase translates to MELFEQLEFKEIPLYEGVINDLLSQKYSIVDDFFSPDEILTLRNSLLLKYEEDQFKKAAIGSKTNELIVRSIRGDFILWMDEKAQEEAEKLFFSKINEFANYLNKTCFLGILHKEFHYALYPEGTFYKRHLDTFQNDDRRKLSIALYLNEPNWQPEHGGELAIYLTEGAQENTIEILPKQGRMVIFESQELEHEVKTANKNRLSITGWLKTR, encoded by the coding sequence ATGGAACTTTTTGAACAACTGGAATTTAAGGAAATCCCTCTTTATGAAGGGGTCATTAATGACCTCCTTTCACAGAAGTACAGCATTGTGGACGATTTCTTTTCTCCAGATGAGATCTTGACCTTGAGAAACAGCCTACTTCTTAAATATGAAGAAGACCAGTTTAAGAAAGCGGCCATTGGGAGCAAAACCAACGAATTGATCGTAAGGTCCATTCGGGGTGATTTTATTCTTTGGATGGACGAAAAAGCCCAGGAAGAGGCAGAAAAACTGTTCTTCTCCAAAATAAACGAATTTGCCAACTATCTGAACAAAACCTGTTTTTTGGGCATCCTTCATAAAGAGTTTCATTATGCACTCTATCCGGAAGGTACCTTCTATAAGCGTCATTTGGATACCTTTCAAAACGATGATAGGCGCAAATTATCAATCGCCCTGTACCTGAACGAACCCAATTGGCAACCCGAACATGGAGGGGAGTTGGCCATTTACCTAACAGAGGGTGCCCAAGAAAACACCATAGAAATACTACCCAAACAAGGGCGTATGGTCATTTTTGAAAGCCAGGAACTGGAGCATGAGGTAAAAACGGCAAATAAGAACCGGTTGAGTATCACCGGATGGTTAAAGACGAGGTAG
- a CDS encoding universal stress protein, with protein sequence MKNILVPIGTSPEAHETLQYAVDFASEFSSQVFVMEVFNVKGTGAGTLANLQEKVAESSKERLMEVINKVDAKKVEIKIATYNGDLVDGLISIDSELGIDLIIISPRSNDIKEELYLGHTSGRVVKRTDIPTLIVPKGTVFKPFKTILTAFKSGVLKRKRILDPLMDIQKKFASKVNLLMVKTPGYSDDDLKINTALMDISSQLTLTENSSTYLGVLEHFRSQHPDLLCVFRRKRGFFKNLWEKNTILKSEFFAPVPVLVLSVKKD encoded by the coding sequence ATGAAAAATATTTTGGTTCCAATAGGGACTTCTCCGGAAGCCCACGAAACATTGCAATACGCTGTTGATTTTGCTTCTGAATTTTCCTCTCAGGTTTTTGTGATGGAAGTATTTAATGTTAAGGGGACCGGTGCCGGCACATTGGCTAACCTTCAAGAGAAAGTGGCCGAAAGTAGTAAGGAACGATTAATGGAGGTCATAAATAAGGTTGATGCAAAAAAGGTTGAGATAAAAATTGCCACCTATAATGGAGATTTGGTAGACGGATTGATATCTATCGACAGTGAATTGGGCATCGATTTGATCATTATTTCACCAAGAAGCAATGATATTAAAGAGGAATTGTATTTGGGCCATACCTCTGGAAGGGTAGTAAAAAGAACAGATATTCCAACACTAATTGTACCCAAAGGGACCGTTTTTAAACCTTTTAAAACAATTTTGACCGCTTTTAAATCTGGTGTGTTAAAAAGAAAAAGGATTCTGGATCCTTTAATGGATATCCAAAAAAAGTTTGCCTCAAAAGTGAACCTATTAATGGTGAAAACACCTGGGTATTCCGATGATGATCTAAAGATCAATACGGCACTGATGGACATAAGCTCCCAACTTACGTTGACAGAAAATTCTTCTACCTATTTAGGGGTTTTGGAGCATTTTAGATCGCAGCATCCAGATTTACTCTGTGTATTTAGGAGAAAACGTGGTTTTTTTAAGAATTTATGGGAAAAGAACACAATTCTAAAGTCGGAATTTTTCGCTCCAGTACCGGTTTTGGTACTAAGTGTGAAAAAAGATTAA
- a CDS encoding GNAT family N-acetyltransferase, whose amino-acid sequence MIRTAKLGELTDIIAITEACAAQLIKNNILQWSSSYPTIGIFENDIKRNELYVMEVEGKLVGTIVISTHMDAEYAPVKWLTPSDNNLYIHRLAVHPQHQKKGYAQELMNFAENYARAKKYASIRLDTFSQNKRNQLFYETRGYQKLGDIYFPEQSDDHFHCYEMVL is encoded by the coding sequence ATGATCCGAACCGCAAAGTTAGGAGAATTGACCGACATAATTGCAATCACAGAAGCCTGTGCGGCGCAATTGATCAAAAACAATATTTTACAATGGAGCTCTTCCTATCCTACTATTGGTATCTTCGAAAATGACATTAAGAGAAATGAGCTTTATGTTATGGAAGTGGAAGGAAAACTTGTAGGAACCATCGTAATTTCTACCCATATGGACGCGGAATACGCACCAGTCAAATGGTTGACACCATCCGATAACAATTTATATATCCACAGATTGGCAGTACATCCGCAACACCAAAAAAAAGGGTACGCCCAAGAGTTAATGAATTTTGCCGAAAATTACGCCAGGGCAAAAAAATATGCCTCCATACGCTTGGACACCTTTAGCCAGAACAAACGCAATCAGCTTTTTTATGAAACTAGAGGCTATCAAAAACTAGGTGATATTTATTTCCCCGAACAAAGTGATGACCATTTTCACTGCTATGAAATGGTACTTTAA
- a CDS encoding OsmC family protein, whose amino-acid sequence MTNHISTKWLGNMAFESTNPSGMNLLIDAGPENGGEGKGYRPKALMLSALAGCSGLDIASMIKKMKLEVDEFHMETIANLTDEDPKFYDKVTLEYHFHGSNLSEHKLQRAIDLSIEKYCGVMEMFRKFAELEIKPIFHHK is encoded by the coding sequence ATGACAAATCATATTTCTACCAAATGGCTTGGTAATATGGCCTTTGAAAGCACTAATCCATCAGGGATGAATCTTCTTATAGATGCCGGACCAGAGAATGGTGGGGAGGGAAAAGGATATAGACCCAAAGCCCTTATGTTATCGGCATTGGCTGGATGTTCCGGGCTGGATATTGCTTCTATGATAAAGAAAATGAAATTGGAGGTAGATGAGTTTCATATGGAAACCATAGCCAACCTGACCGACGAGGATCCCAAATTTTATGACAAGGTAACCCTAGAATACCATTTTCATGGCAGTAATTTGTCGGAACATAAATTACAAAGGGCAATTGATTTGTCCATTGAGAAATACTGTGGGGTCATGGAGATGTTCAGAAAGTTCGCCGAACTGGAAATCAAGCCAATATTTCACCATAAATAG